In a genomic window of Phragmites australis chromosome 14, lpPhrAust1.1, whole genome shotgun sequence:
- the LOC133890192 gene encoding vegetative cell wall protein gp1-like: MGPASAPATRTAETKTRAAAPEARATAPEARVAAQPSPQRKRRREESGPTAPDPDIRLPAAKWRYRPAVGAAATEREQAPGPEPSPPAATTEAGTGTAEAPIDVAAPGREAEAAAERRAPTEPTPGAESPGRITVEADVLPGPADRAADAGMRPPSETLAPAEPTPGRQSPGRMAVQGPAESSAPLEALCGEAWAPPVPGQPADPFLAAIEGVQVAVGRLGAVVDAKAEELELSAFRPIDPGGMCFRVQVSGT, encoded by the exons atggggcctgcatcggcgcccgcgacccgcacggcggagaccaagacccgtgcggcggcacccgaggcccgtgcGACGGCGCCTGAGGCCCGCGtagcggctcagccgagcccccagcggaagaggcggcgggaggagtccggaccaacggcgccggacccggacatcaggctcccagcggccaaatggcggtatcg gccggccgtaggcgctgctgcgacggagagagaacaggcgccggggccagagccgagcccgcccgctGCGACGACGGAGgccggcacaggaacggcggaggcgccaattgacgtggcggcccctgggagagaggcggaggcggcggccgagagaaGGGCACCgacggaacctaccccgggcgcggagagcccggggcggataacggtggaggcggatgttctgccggggccggcggacagggcggccgatgcaggaatgcggccgccgtccgagaccttggctccggcggagcctacccccggcaggcagagcccggggcggatggcggtgcaaggccctgcggagagctcggcccccctggaggcactctgcggagaagcctgggccccaccggtgcccggccagcccgccgatcctttcctggccgccatcgaaggcgtccaagtagcggttgggcggctgggtgCAGTGGTGGACGCCAaggcggaggagctcgag ctgtcggccttccggcccatcGATCcgggagggatgtgcttccgagttCAGGTGTCGGGAACTTAA